TGAATCATGAATCCGCTGATCACCCGGTGGAAGACCGTGCCGTCGTAGAGCTTGTCCGTGGACTTCGCACCCGTCGCCGGGTTGACCCACTCACGCTCGCCCTTGGCGAGCTCGACGAAGTTCCGGACCGTCTTGGGCGCGTGGTTCGGCAGGAGCCGGACTTCGATGTCGCCGTGGTTGGTCTTCAGGGTGGCGTAAAGCTGCTCAGCCACGATCTGCCTTCCGTTGCCTTCTCTTGACCCCACGATCCTCGCACGGACCGGGCCGCACGTCGCACGGCCACCACCTCTGAGCGAATATCCGTGCGCAGCTGAACGAATATTCGTGCGCCGCGCTTACGGAAAACCGGTCCGGTCGCCCCGCGACGGGGGCGCGTCGCGGAGATCCGTGGCATTGTCGACGACAAGCTCCTGTTGCCCCGTATGCCCTATCTCGCATGCCTCGCAGCCCAGCTCGGGGCATGATCTCAAAATGGGTGGAAAGGCGAACTGTGCCTTTGGGGTACTCAAACGCCCACGTACGCCACCGAGGAGGAGGAAAACCCGTGACCCGCATCGACAGCGTGCGCGCCGCGACCGGCTCGGCGAAGGACAGCGTGCTGCACGCCGCGGAAGTGGTGGCGCCTTACGCCGACACGGCCAAGGACAGGGCCTCGCACTACGCACACGAGGCTCGCGTACGGCTCGCGCCGAAGGTGTCGCAGGCCGCCGAACAGGCCCGCGTGCAGTACGACGCCCATCTCGCGCCGCGCCTCGAACAAGCCCGCACCCATGTGCCGCCGAAGGTCGACCAGGCCGCCCATGACGCCGCCGTCCGTACGCGCAAGGCGGCTCGTCAGGCAGCCGACTACTCCATGCCGAGGATCGAACAGGCGGTGGCCGCGGCCCAGCCCGTTCGAGAGGAGGCCGCGTCCCGTGGCGTGGCGGCACTGGCCGCGCTGCGCGGGCAGGTCTCGCCCGAGGAGATCCAGAAGCTGGCCCGCAAGCACGAACGGCGAATGAAGGCCGGTCGTCTGGCCAAGGGTCTGGCCGTCCTGGGGGTTTTGGCCGCCGGCGCCTTCGCCGCCTGGAAGTGGTG
This genomic interval from Streptomyces dengpaensis contains the following:
- a CDS encoding DUF5324 family protein codes for the protein MTRIDSVRAATGSAKDSVLHAAEVVAPYADTAKDRASHYAHEARVRLAPKVSQAAEQARVQYDAHLAPRLEQARTHVPPKVDQAAHDAAVRTRKAARQAADYSMPRIEQAVAAAQPVREEAASRGVAALAALRGQVSPEEIQKLARKHERRMKAGRLAKGLAVLGVLAAGAFAAWKWWDKQANPDWLVEPPAATEVSESGRLTSVDGTGQSGLDPEVQAKEADERAADENDDRR